From the genome of Haemophilus parainfluenzae, one region includes:
- a CDS encoding sulfate adenylyltransferase subunit 1, producing the protein MTQHSTPLRFITAGSVDDGKSTLIGRLLYDSKALLTDQIKTLNAGKEKGNKEAIDFSILTDGLEAEREQGITIDVAYRYFSTAKRKFIIADTPGHEQYTRNMVTGASTASAAIVLIDASQLNFNEKPLQLLPQTKRHSAILRQLNCPHILVAVNKMDLLDYSEEKFNAIVEAYRQLAAQLGLKDVHFVPVSALLGDNLVYASESTSWYQGEPLLTILENLPSVDEVGHSNADLYFPVQLVVRQDADKADDFRGYQGRIERGSVQQGQTIRIEPNGLTAKVTEIITPKGEVTQAVAGEVITLRLDRDIDISRGDLFVDESSPLTPQKQLEATICWFDERPLNTARKYLLKHGTQTVFAKISEIESVLNVHTLEQESGATALKMNDIARVRLSLQKPIVATTYEENIAGGAFILVDEATYNTVAAGMIL; encoded by the coding sequence ATGACACAACATTCAACTCCACTTCGTTTTATTACTGCCGGTAGTGTAGATGACGGGAAAAGTACCTTAATCGGCCGTTTACTTTACGATAGCAAAGCGTTATTGACCGACCAAATCAAAACCCTTAACGCAGGAAAAGAGAAAGGTAATAAAGAAGCCATTGATTTTTCTATTTTGACAGATGGTTTGGAAGCAGAACGTGAGCAGGGCATTACCATTGATGTAGCGTATCGCTATTTCTCTACGGCAAAACGTAAATTCATCATTGCCGACACCCCAGGACATGAGCAATACACACGTAACATGGTGACAGGGGCAAGCACGGCATCTGCTGCAATCGTCTTAATCGATGCTTCTCAGCTGAATTTTAATGAGAAACCGTTACAACTCTTACCACAAACTAAACGCCATTCAGCGATTTTACGTCAATTAAATTGTCCACACATTTTAGTGGCGGTGAACAAAATGGATTTATTGGATTACAGCGAAGAAAAATTCAATGCCATAGTAGAGGCGTATCGTCAATTGGCGGCACAACTTGGATTAAAAGATGTGCATTTTGTGCCGGTATCTGCATTGCTTGGCGATAACCTAGTATATGCAAGTGAAAGCACCTCTTGGTATCAAGGCGAACCTTTACTCACCATTTTAGAAAATTTACCGAGTGTGGATGAGGTGGGTCATTCCAATGCTGATCTCTATTTTCCGGTGCAATTAGTGGTGCGTCAGGATGCGGATAAAGCCGATGATTTCCGCGGTTATCAAGGTCGAATCGAACGTGGCTCAGTGCAACAGGGGCAGACTATTCGAATTGAACCGAATGGATTAACCGCTAAAGTGACCGAGATTATTACGCCAAAAGGTGAGGTGACACAGGCGGTGGCCGGGGAAGTGATTACCTTACGTTTAGATCGCGACATTGATATTTCTCGTGGTGATTTATTTGTAGATGAAAGTTCACCACTTACACCACAAAAGCAACTTGAAGCAACGATTTGTTGGTTTGATGAACGCCCACTAAATACCGCCCGTAAATATTTACTTAAACATGGTACACAAACCGTATTTGCCAAAATCAGTGAAATTGAAAGTGTGTTAAACGTTCATACACTCGAACAAGAAAGTGGTGCTACAGCCTTAAAGATGAATGATATTGCTCGAGTGCGTTTAAGTTTACAGAAACCGATTGTTGCCACAACTTATGAAGAAAATATTGCTGGTGGTGCCTTTATTTTAGTTGATGAAGCAACTTATAACACCGTAGCAGCCGGTATGATTCTTTAA